The proteins below are encoded in one region of Nitrosomonas ureae:
- a CDS encoding PAS domain-containing methyl-accepting chemotaxis protein, whose translation MRVNLPVSNTEYPIEDDTLILSTTDTKGRITYVNQTFIDVSGFSTEELIGKAHNIVRHPDMPPQAFEDLWRTLQAGKPWTGLVKNRRKNGDFYWVLGNATPLIENGSIVGYLSVRTKPSRQVIETIAPIYRQFINGTAGNLKIENGGIARTDFIGKVTSILKMTLGKRIALYLSIPTLLLLSAVGAAWWGLTQTATTSWLDDFILTTATSGTLLMCLAGFLIRRNTLEPLNKAIEIANTLAAGDLQSKITNKFSDEFGVLIKSLTQMGINLRATVSDVRNSAESVRQASSEIASGNLDLSQRTEEQASSLEETASSMEELTSTVKQNADNARQADQLSTDASNIALRGGQLMNDVVNTMSLISESSNKIASIISVIDGIAFQTNILALNAAVEAARAGEQGRGFAVVATEVRNLAQRSAAAAKEIKNLIDSSVEKVENGTNLVNEAGKTMEEIVTSIKHVAEIMSEITAASQEQSSGIEQVNQAVTQMDEVTQQNAALVEEAAASAESLENQAKDLTGAISIFKVGQTTSNTATIRQITDNKSNLRKNRVISVVRNNQERKVVNSGRESWNKP comes from the coding sequence ATGAGAGTAAATCTGCCAGTTTCTAACACAGAATATCCTATTGAAGATGATACCCTAATTTTATCCACGACTGACACAAAGGGACGTATTACCTATGTAAATCAGACTTTTATTGATGTTAGTGGATTCTCGACAGAAGAACTGATAGGTAAAGCGCATAACATTGTGCGGCACCCTGATATGCCACCACAGGCATTTGAAGATTTATGGAGAACACTTCAAGCTGGCAAACCATGGACTGGCCTGGTTAAGAATCGCCGTAAAAATGGAGATTTTTATTGGGTTCTTGGTAACGCCACACCCCTGATAGAAAATGGATCTATTGTTGGCTATTTATCTGTGCGCACAAAGCCCTCTCGTCAAGTAATCGAAACAATCGCGCCAATATATCGTCAATTTATTAATGGGACAGCTGGAAATCTAAAAATTGAAAATGGCGGCATTGCTCGTACCGATTTTATTGGCAAGGTTACCTCAATTCTTAAAATGACTTTGGGTAAGCGTATCGCACTGTATTTGTCTATACCAACACTCCTGTTATTAAGTGCGGTAGGTGCTGCTTGGTGGGGGTTAACGCAAACAGCAACAACTTCATGGTTAGATGATTTTATTTTAACTACCGCCACCAGCGGTACTTTATTAATGTGTTTAGCTGGATTCTTGATAAGGCGAAATACGCTGGAACCTTTGAATAAAGCTATTGAAATAGCGAATACCCTCGCTGCTGGCGATCTGCAATCCAAAATCACCAATAAGTTTTCGGATGAGTTTGGTGTTTTGATTAAATCCCTTACGCAAATGGGCATTAATCTCAGAGCAACCGTTTCAGATGTTCGCAACAGCGCTGAATCAGTGCGTCAGGCATCCAGTGAAATAGCCAGTGGTAATCTGGATTTATCACAGCGTACAGAGGAACAAGCCTCATCACTTGAAGAAACTGCATCCAGTATGGAGGAACTTACTTCTACAGTAAAACAAAATGCCGATAATGCCAGACAGGCTGATCAACTCTCGACAGACGCAAGTAATATTGCGCTTCGGGGAGGTCAGTTAATGAATGACGTGGTTAATACAATGTCTTTGATTAGTGAGAGCTCCAATAAGATTGCAAGCATTATAAGTGTAATTGACGGAATTGCTTTTCAGACCAATATTCTTGCTTTGAATGCGGCTGTAGAAGCTGCTCGTGCTGGCGAACAAGGCCGGGGGTTTGCTGTTGTTGCTACAGAGGTTCGAAATCTGGCTCAACGAAGCGCAGCGGCAGCTAAGGAAATAAAAAACCTTATCGATAGCTCGGTGGAAAAAGTTGAAAATGGAACCAATTTGGTAAATGAAGCAGGCAAGACTATGGAGGAAATCGTTACTTCGATTAAACATGTTGCTGAAATTATGTCGGAAATTACAGCCGCCTCCCAAGAACAAAGCTCAGGCATCGAGCAGGTCAATCAAGCAGTTACACAAATGGATGAAGTTACACAGCAGAATGCTGCGTTGGTGGAAGAAGCTGCAGCATCCGCAGAATCTCTGGAAAATCAAGCCAAGGATCTGACCGGAGCAATTTCCATTTTTAAAGTCGGTCAAACTACGAGCAATACCGCCACAATTCGACAAATTACTGATAATAAATCAAACTTACGGAAAAATAGAGTTATTTCAGTAGTAAGGAATAATCAAGAAAGAAAGGTTGTTAACAGTGGCAGGGAAAGCTGGAATAAGCCTTAA
- the ftsZ gene encoding cell division protein FtsZ, producing the protein MFEIMNNDTQEAVIKVVGVGGCGSNAVDHMIQNGMQGVEFISMNTDAQALKTNKAPTILQLGTGITKGLGAGANPEIGREAALEDRDRIAELIQGADMLFITAGMGGGTGTGAAPVVAQVAKEMGILTVAVVSKPFSFEGKRLVAAKAGMEELSQHVDSLIVIPNDKLMMVLGNDISMLDAFKAANDVLHGAVAGIAEVINCPGLVNVDFADVRTVMSEMGMAMMGSAIAMGVDRARVAAERAVSSPLLEDISLSGARGILVNITASQTLKMREVHEVMNTIKDLTAEDATIIVGTVIDEGMTDNLRVTMVATGLGSLVGQNQNQNSPLTVVHTRTGTDDRDSIFSAEEPAVMRTGRRSNATVAAMRQSGVDPMDIPAFLRRQAD; encoded by the coding sequence ATGTTCGAAATCATGAATAACGATACTCAAGAGGCGGTCATCAAAGTTGTTGGTGTGGGTGGCTGCGGAAGCAATGCTGTGGATCATATGATCCAGAATGGAATGCAAGGCGTTGAGTTTATCAGTATGAATACTGATGCGCAGGCATTGAAAACTAATAAAGCTCCAACGATCTTGCAATTGGGCACAGGAATTACCAAAGGATTGGGTGCAGGCGCTAACCCTGAAATCGGACGTGAAGCTGCACTTGAGGATCGTGATCGTATCGCTGAATTGATACAGGGTGCAGATATGCTGTTTATTACCGCCGGTATGGGGGGAGGTACAGGTACAGGCGCAGCGCCGGTCGTGGCGCAAGTTGCGAAAGAGATGGGTATTTTGACCGTAGCGGTTGTCAGTAAGCCTTTTTCATTTGAAGGGAAACGTCTGGTTGCAGCTAAAGCGGGTATGGAAGAACTGTCTCAGCACGTTGATTCATTGATTGTTATTCCTAACGATAAACTAATGATGGTGTTGGGTAATGACATCTCTATGTTGGATGCATTCAAGGCAGCTAACGATGTGCTTCACGGTGCAGTAGCCGGAATCGCGGAGGTTATTAATTGTCCAGGCCTAGTAAATGTTGACTTTGCCGACGTCAGAACGGTTATGTCTGAAATGGGTATGGCAATGATGGGCTCGGCGATAGCTATGGGTGTTGATCGCGCAAGAGTGGCTGCGGAACGTGCTGTTTCGAGTCCATTGCTGGAAGATATTTCTTTGTCAGGCGCGCGTGGTATTTTGGTAAACATTACAGCCAGTCAAACACTGAAAATGCGTGAAGTACATGAAGTAATGAATACAATTAAGGATTTGACTGCTGAAGATGCCACAATTATTGTAGGTACAGTTATCGATGAAGGTATGACTGATAATTTGCGTGTGACGATGGTAGCTACAGGACTAGGCAGTCTTGTTGGTCAGAACCAGAACCAAAATTCTCCATTAACCGTTGTACATACTCGTACCGGAACCGATGACAGGGATTCCATTTTTTCTGCTGAAGAGCCAGCTGTTATGCGCACAGGCAGAAGAAGCAATGCCACCGTGGCAGCTATGCGCCAATCAGGTGTAGATCCTATGGATATTCCAGCTTTTTTAAGAAGACAAGCGGATTAA
- the ftsA gene encoding cell division protein FtsA, with amino-acid sequence MNKTRDNRNLIVGLDIGTSKIVAIVAEILPEGGVEIIGLGSHPSRGLKKGVVANIETTVNAIQRALEEAELMADCKIHEVYTGIAGSHIKGFNSNGMVPIKDKEVTEKDVERVMEAAKAVNIPADQQILHVLNQEFIIDGQEDVREPVGMSGIRLEVKVHIVTGAVSAAQNIVKCVHRCGLEVRDLILQPLASAMAVLSEDEKDLGVCLVDIGGGTTDIAVFTHGAIRHTAVIPIAGDQITNDIAMALRTPTKSAEDIKCRYGCALRSLADTKEMVEVPDVGNRGSRQLSKQTLAEVIEPRAEELYCLVQAELRRSGFEELLSSGIVITGGSASLRGMVELGEEIFHMPVRQGLPNYHGNLREVIHTPRYSTGIGLILAGMQQMQHQHGSRLQGGSAKQIFSRMKGWFQRNF; translated from the coding sequence ATGAATAAAACTAGAGACAATAGAAATTTGATCGTCGGACTTGATATTGGTACATCAAAGATTGTAGCCATTGTTGCGGAAATCCTTCCAGAAGGAGGAGTCGAAATTATTGGATTGGGCAGTCATCCTTCACGCGGATTAAAAAAAGGCGTTGTGGCCAATATTGAAACAACCGTCAACGCGATTCAGCGTGCATTGGAAGAAGCGGAATTAATGGCGGACTGTAAAATTCATGAAGTATATACCGGGATAGCCGGCAGCCACATCAAAGGTTTTAATTCAAATGGCATGGTTCCTATCAAGGACAAGGAAGTCACCGAGAAAGACGTGGAGCGAGTCATGGAAGCGGCAAAGGCTGTCAATATACCCGCTGACCAGCAAATTCTACACGTTCTGAATCAGGAATTCATTATTGATGGCCAGGAGGATGTGCGCGAACCGGTCGGTATGAGCGGCATACGCTTGGAAGTGAAAGTACATATTGTGACAGGCGCAGTTTCGGCTGCACAGAATATCGTGAAATGCGTACATCGATGCGGTTTGGAAGTGCGCGATTTGATATTGCAGCCATTGGCATCAGCAATGGCCGTATTATCTGAAGATGAGAAAGATCTGGGTGTGTGCCTCGTCGATATTGGCGGTGGAACGACAGATATTGCGGTATTTACACATGGGGCGATTAGACATACTGCGGTGATACCCATTGCTGGCGATCAAATAACCAATGATATTGCGATGGCCTTGCGCACGCCGACCAAAAGCGCGGAGGATATCAAATGCCGCTATGGTTGCGCATTGAGGAGTCTTGCAGATACTAAAGAAATGGTTGAAGTTCCGGATGTGGGTAATCGTGGTTCGCGCCAGCTTTCCAAACAAACCTTGGCGGAAGTGATAGAACCCCGTGCGGAAGAGCTTTATTGTTTGGTGCAGGCTGAGCTACGTCGGAGTGGATTTGAAGAGCTGCTTTCATCGGGTATCGTAATAACCGGGGGGTCTGCTTCGCTACGCGGGATGGTGGAATTGGGTGAAGAAATATTTCATATGCCTGTGCGGCAGGGCTTGCCCAATTATCACGGCAATTTAAGGGAAGTAATCCATACGCCTCGATATTCGACAGGGATTGGTTTAATTCTGGCAGGTATGCAACAGATGCAGCATCAACATGGTTCAAGATTACAAGGAGGTTCTGCCAAGCAGATTTTCTCCAGAATGAAGGGGTGGTTCCAAAGAAACTTTTAA
- a CDS encoding cell division protein FtsQ/DivIB, translated as MWNNHHALDLLAKSLFAMVAMAVLYEIGMQLIRPPLFPIKEINLQVVQGTEDNNSQLQNVTYAQIENLVRKEIEGNFISVNLTALREAFVKLPWVRDARVNREWPHGLNVTLEEHQALAYWGSQALVNTHGEVFRVTADVDLPVFIGPNEASALEVTQQYRRFNQILAPLQQQIEQVMLTQRYAWRIHLNTGTVLELGRNEIEERLIRYVSVYDHSIARLNQQESLVYVDLRYPNGFAIRLPETMQREPHKSAVKRET; from the coding sequence ATGTGGAATAACCATCATGCTCTGGATTTGTTAGCCAAATCATTATTTGCCATGGTGGCAATGGCAGTGTTGTATGAAATCGGTATGCAGCTAATCAGGCCGCCGCTGTTTCCGATAAAAGAAATTAATCTGCAGGTTGTTCAGGGTACAGAAGATAATAATTCACAATTACAGAATGTTACCTATGCACAAATAGAGAATCTCGTACGCAAAGAGATCGAGGGAAATTTTATTTCAGTTAATTTAACCGCATTGCGAGAAGCTTTTGTAAAATTACCATGGGTACGGGATGCCCGTGTAAATCGGGAGTGGCCTCACGGATTAAATGTTACGTTAGAGGAACATCAAGCATTGGCATATTGGGGAAGTCAGGCCTTGGTGAATACTCATGGTGAGGTATTTCGAGTTACCGCTGATGTGGATTTGCCAGTTTTTATTGGCCCAAATGAAGCCAGTGCTCTTGAAGTAACGCAGCAATATAGACGTTTTAATCAAATATTAGCGCCTCTACAGCAGCAAATTGAACAAGTCATGTTGACGCAGCGTTATGCATGGCGCATTCATTTGAATACGGGGACGGTATTGGAACTGGGACGGAATGAGATTGAGGAGAGATTGATTCGCTATGTTTCAGTATATGACCACAGCATTGCCCGGTTAAATCAGCAAGAGTCACTGGTATATGTTGATTTGCGTTACCCCAATGGTTTTGCTATCCGCCTGCCCGAAACGATGCAACGAGAGCCTCATAAATCCGCTGTTAAGAGAGAAACGTGA
- a CDS encoding D-alanine--D-alanine ligase: MISHNFGKVAVLLGGRSAEREVSLQSGQAVLDALIRSEVDAYSFDPAEQALEDLLRQSFDRAFIALHGRFGEDGTIQGVLEWMRLPYTGSGVMSSALAMDKWRTKLLWQAVGIPSPRYVLLQADSNFEEVSELLGLPLIVKPAREGSTIGLSKVTHKNDLLPAYQLAAQYDALVLAEEFIVGKELTVAILGETPLPIVRIEITGELYDYQAKYVSNDTQYFCPSGLSDELELEIQAQALRAYNVLGCHGWGRVDLILTQTGQFYFLEVNTSPGMTSHSLVPMAAKTAGISFEDLVMRILDLSHVE, translated from the coding sequence GTGATAAGTCATAATTTTGGCAAAGTGGCTGTTTTGCTTGGCGGTCGATCCGCAGAGCGTGAAGTTTCTTTGCAAAGCGGTCAAGCTGTTCTGGACGCGCTGATTCGAAGCGAAGTGGATGCTTATTCATTTGATCCGGCGGAGCAAGCACTTGAAGACCTGCTGCGGCAAAGTTTTGATCGTGCGTTTATCGCACTGCACGGACGTTTTGGCGAAGACGGCACCATTCAAGGTGTGCTGGAATGGATGAGGTTGCCTTATACTGGCAGCGGGGTGATGAGTAGCGCCTTGGCTATGGACAAATGGCGTACTAAATTATTATGGCAAGCAGTAGGCATTCCATCTCCACGGTATGTACTATTACAAGCCGACAGTAATTTTGAAGAGGTTTCCGAATTGCTGGGATTGCCATTGATTGTTAAGCCGGCGCGAGAAGGTTCCACAATCGGCTTAAGTAAAGTGACTCATAAAAATGATTTGTTGCCTGCTTATCAATTGGCGGCCCAGTATGATGCTTTAGTGCTGGCCGAAGAATTTATCGTGGGCAAGGAGTTAACGGTTGCCATTCTGGGTGAAACACCTCTGCCTATAGTGAGAATAGAAATAACGGGTGAACTTTATGATTATCAGGCCAAGTACGTATCGAATGACACTCAGTATTTCTGCCCCAGCGGTTTATCGGATGAGCTGGAACTAGAGATTCAAGCCCAAGCCTTGCGGGCTTATAACGTATTGGGCTGCCATGGCTGGGGTAGAGTTGATTTGATCCTGACACAAACCGGGCAGTTTTATTTTCTTGAGGTGAATACGTCTCCGGGCATGACTAGCCATAGTCTGGTTCCTATGGCAGCCAAGACTGCGGGAATTTCATTTGAAGACCTGGTGATGAGAATATTGGATTTATCTCATGTGGAATAA